The following coding sequences are from one Salvia splendens isolate huo1 unplaced genomic scaffold, SspV2 ctg1031, whole genome shotgun sequence window:
- the LOC121788398 gene encoding uncharacterized protein LOC121788398 — MKYIEISDTSHAHNLKFEYAEAPFKCDGCKEAGIGSRYKCGGECDFELHTHCGMPSPTIAHPFYHKCSFQFMRRPPGPVARYCNACEKDVSGFVYHCRLCGFDLHPCCAKLPMMIDDGEIKLYLYKNVSAACDRCGRKGRSWSYRSSCKKYNLHVACVKEMLVDSWHEICYSESSRKGNGIPSLRFALQAHNHKKSRKGKVEKCCEVAGLALQFVISAVLGDPTSLIVALVGNLMSK, encoded by the exons ATGAAGTACATTGAAATCTCGGACACGAGCCACGCGCACAACCTCAAGTTCGAGTACGCGGAGGCGCCGTTCAAATGCGACGGGTGCAAGGAGGCGGGCATCGGGTCGCGCTACAAGTGCGGCGGCGAGTGCGACTTTGAACTGCACACGCATTGCGGCATGCCGTCGCCGACCATCGCGCACCCTTTCTACCACAAGTGCTCGTTCCAGTTCATGAGGCGGCCGCCGGGGCCGGTGGCGCGTTACTGCAACGCGTGCGAGAAGGACGTGTCAGGGTTTGTTTACCACTGCAGGCTGTGCGGCTTCGACCTCCATCCTTGCTGCGCCAAGCTGCCCATGATGATCGACGACGGCGAGATCAAATTGTACTTGTACAAGAACGTCAGCGCCGCCTGTGACAg GTGCGGGAGAAAGGGGAGGAGCTGGAGCTACAGATCATCGTGCAAGAAGTATAACCTACACGTGGCGTGCGTGAAGGAGATGCTGGTTGACAGCTGGCATGAGATTTGCTACAGTGAAAGCAGCAGAAAAGGGAATGGGATCCCCAGTTTGCGTTTCGCACTGCAAGCACACAATCACAAGAAAAGCAGGAAAGGAAAAGTAGAGAAATGCTGTGAGGTGGCTGGTTTGGCGTTGCAGTTTGTCATATCTGCCGTTCTAGGCGATCCCACCTCCCTCATTGTTGCCCTTGTTGGCAACTTGATGTCCAAATAG
- the LOC121788400 gene encoding uncharacterized protein LOC121788400 yields MKDMSCPAMFRSLSAAAAAVIVKMGICVPYHAIEKPPVDSRRRGSSSLSSSVKVVDLEGRLEEFRQAVTAEEVLSRHPDCYLCSADNMVVNSQAPQLAKDHALQPGQIYFLMPLSRSLTPLSLEDLCDLAIKTSRTVDIGADPFLHGCKRLRISEDGNCRNFVTS; encoded by the coding sequence ATGAAAGATATGTCTTGTCCGGCCATGTTCCGATCCCtgagcgccgccgccgccgccgtcatTGTGAAAATGGGCATTTGTGTTCCTTATCACGCTATAGAGAAACCACCGGTGGATTCCCGGCGGCGGGGGTCCTCTTCGTTGTCGTCGTCGGTGAAGGTGGTGGACCTGGAGGGGAGGCTTGAGGAGTTCCGGCAGGCGGTGACGGCGGAGGAGGTGCTCTCCCGCCACCCGGACTGCTACCTGTGCAGCGCAGACAACATGGTGGTGAACTCGCAAGCGCCGCAGCTGGCGAAAGACCACGCGCTGCAGCCCGGCCAAATCTATTTCCTAATGCCACTCTCGAGATCGCTAACGCCACTCTCTCTTGAAGATTTGTGCGACCTCGCCATCAAAACAAGTAGAACTGTCGACATCGGCGCTGATCCATTTCTCCATGGATGCAAAAGATTGAGGATTTCTGAAGATGGGAATTGCAGGAATTTTGTCACttcttga